The genomic interval atcaatcaatcaatcaatcaatcaatcaatcaatctacaGACGTGCGTGAACCAATAGTGTCCTACAGAGGAGCTAGGGAAAAGGAAGTGAGCTTTGAAAAGATGTCAGTCTTAAGAGTAAGAgatgagcgagcgagcgagagagagagaaagagagagagagagagagagagagagagagagagagagagagagagagagagagagagagagagagagagagagagaggagggaggggtagggagagagagaaagagaagggggagagggagggggagggagagagatgatgatgatgatgatgatgatgatgatgatgatgatgatgatgatgatgatggatgaTGATGAAGTATTACAACAGCCATCTGTTTAACTCATCACATGTGCACAACAACAACCGCGTACTTCGTCATGACACTCCGGTGTATACAGACACAAAATAAAGTACAACGGAAATGTGTTGTTGTGGGTTGGACGACGATAAGGAATGCCAGTAAAGAATAGAACTCATTCATCGTTTGACGTTTTACTTTAGAAGAGAGTTTGATCATCGATaacaaacaatgtatgtatgtatgtatgtatgtatgtatgtatgtatgtatgtatgtatgtatgtatgtatgtatgtgtatgtatgtatgtatgtatgtatgtatgtatgtatgtatgtatgtatgtatgtatgtgtgtgtatgtgtatgtatgtatgtatgtatgtatgtatgtatgtatgtatgtatgtgtgtgtaattacTTGAACGAAGCTGCAGTTTTGTTTGTTCACCACACTTTGTTGCGTCTGACGTCATGACATAAAAGATATTTATGTTTTGGCTATGGATATGGGTTTTGACTGCGAGTATTTTTGAAAAGGGGTAATGAACTTGAGTTGGTATGAACAAGACCTTCAGTAACTAATTAATATGAGGATATATGGAGGTAGGATAATTTAGTGTCATTAAACTATCGTCGCGCAAGAGTTTTCCGTTCCCCAGTCGTCTTCAACATGCCCTAAACATAAATCGGATTTTAAAGATGACGGACCTGTTTTGACTTCCTCGGTGGCAATTTGTAAACATGTTCCGATGTGCGTGGTATTCTTACAATTCTTACTTCACAGCTTTAAAAGCGTCATTTGCGTTCACACATTTTCTTCTCCTACGTACCCTTGAGGCAATGTCATCATATTCCCTTTTGATCCACCGGGACTTTCGTAATCAACGCAGTTGGTTTTTTACCCATGAACCACCTCGAAAGAAACTGTAGATAAAAGGACAAGGCAGGTTAATGGCAACACGAGCAACAACTGAAAACAGCAACCGACCACGTCCGGCATCTTCGCACCAGATTGTCGAGGAAACAACAACGTTAAGTTGAAACACCATTTTCTGGTCCAAGCAACCAACGAGTGAAGAGTGAAGTTCTTTGTGTTACCAACATGTGTAAAACCGATATCCAAATGAACGACAATGTAACGTTTTACGATACGAAGAAAACGCTGGCCGGCACACGCATCCTCATTCTATCGATGGTTGTTCTTATGCTTATCACACAGTCTGTTGCGGACTTCGGGGAGGTTCCGGTTGCGGACTTCGGGGAGGCTCCGGTTGCGGACTTCGAGGAGGTGCGACCAATAGAAGGAACGAATGCACCTGGAGATCTACAGAGAACGCGACGGTTTCCGAAAATCATGGTGAGTATTAAATATTTACACTTTGACGATTGTTTAGATAATTGGCGGTTACGTTTATGTACATGCTATTTGCTGAATTATTCTCAAATATCTTATGAACCCGTTTTATGCTGTGAAAATTAAAAAGTGGGTCACAGTAACATGAAACTGTCAAACAAACAAGAATCTATCTTAGCACAGCAGTACTGTCATAAACAGAAGAACATATATGTTGTCTTGTATTTCGGTCATCTGTCATctcaacccaacccaacccaaccaaaCCCAACCAAACCAAATCCAACACATACAACCCAGCCCAACTCATCCCATCTCATCCCATTTCAACCCATCCAACCAACTCATCCCATCCCATCTCagcccaacccaacccaaccccaTCCTAttccaacccaacccaaccccaTCCTATTCCAACCCAACCCAACTCATCCCATCTCAACCCAATCCTACTCATATTTAACTTATTAGACAACAGCATACCATGATTACGAGGGACAAATGAACACTGCATGTGCGCATACTTCACGGGTAGAAAAGAAGGCAGGCTAGATCAGAAACATTTGATGAAGACAATACAAACACGAAAATCTAAAGAGTTTATCAACCTCAAACATCAGATAATAATCATACAATTTCCGCCAATTACTAGTCTTCAAATATATGGATATCTaaccaatatgttttgattttctacCGTACCAACTTTAAATTGCCTCTAGACTATTTGTTCATGAGTGGCAGGCGCGTCATTCGCACGTAATTATTTTAGCACCACGGCTTAGAGAAGGATTTACCTGACTTCCATAAGGCTAAACAAAGATGGATCACGTACAACTTATTCGTGTATGTGCTGCCTAAGGGAGCCTAAGCTTAACTAAAATATGTTTAcgagaaaacaaacaaacaagcaaacaagcaaacaaacaaacaaacaaacagaatcATGAGAAACATTCCATCAATATACTGGGTGATTACACAAGGTGATGTATTGTAATTCTCGTAAAAAATTCGCCGTACACGTGTTTCTTTTTTGTTGGCGttgatatgtttgtttttgttgttatttgtttgcttttgcTTTGTCGTAAACATAACTAGGTAAGACTCGGCTCCCTGTGCCTAAACAGAATAACTTCATAGATGTACAATTCATAGTCCATTCCTTACAGAATGTAAAATTCCTTTACAATTCCCAGTCGATTCCTGACAGTATTTCTTGTCAAGAAATTTCCACCGCATGCTCAAGCTTTTAATTGCAAAGTAATAGCCTATGTGCAATCCAAACTGACAAGGCTCAGATTCGAAGAACGGGGATATTATTGATagattacagctaaaatgatgttggtttggtttcactcatgtaagatgacatttttatacacactcagacaacttctaatgcaaaagaaaaaaTTACATAGGGTGCCGCGCACAATGGGGATGTAGAAATAATCAAGTTgatatatgttgattatcagttagaaaataaacaattgcagccattcaaatcatcaagtccgtgtgtaatatgtattttcattagaagcctgttttatTGAACAGtcaaagaatagcaatgcttatcacagTTCAATATGAACGGGGAAAGGATCCTGATGTGTATTTGTTATGCTTCTGCTATCGTTAATCTAGAGTTGAAGTATGTCTATGTGtccaaaaatgtaatgtcccatcagtgaaacaccaaaccaacatcattttagctgtaatagtACGGCAACGACAACATATACTCAAGCTGGTGTGATCGATCGGAAGATCTTGGGATACAAGGGTCATGGCCGGGGGTCATGGGTCAGGGTAACCAAGGCTACAGTAATTGACAACAATGTTtgataatttatattcatatttctaTTTGAATGTTACTACATTTCTAATAATGCAAATTCAAAAATAATCACGATCGATAGCGGCTGATTTGCAAGTTCGTCTACTGTTATGTCCACTATACACATTCAGTCACATGTATTTGGATAAAGCCGAGCCGACAGTTCAGACAGACTTTGTATATTTAGGGGTTCCCGAGTGGTTAAACCGCTTGCCgtttaccactgcggtcggggttcgaacccattcagggtttgaaaATTAcgactgtaagtaagaagagtgtcgttcaatTTGACTACAGAACAACGTAGGTTTCCTCTAACACTGTAATGCCTGTTGgctaaataaataattttttaaattttaaactttGTAAGGGGTTTTATATAAATGAGCTTCAATAGGACGTTTTCCCTCTGAGCCATCACACTTTGGAGGAAGGGAATCATGCTGGGAGATATATAGGAGATAAGCAgttgttgaaatatttagtGTATGTTATTACAACAcgctgatatatatatatgctacaACGCCTCAGCTGACCGAATCCCATACAAGCGCCTCGGGGTCCGCAATGCTACGAAAACGAATCCAGTATTACCAACGACGCTCAAACACCCTCACCCCCACTGCTCGTGAGCATGGCATGGCTTACCGTAATGGAATAAATTTCCCCCAAGTTGACCCAGATATTATACATAATATTTAACAAttacaacaacgacgacgacggcgACAACCGCCACCACGaaaaacgaaaacaaacaaacaaaaacttgaaAAACAAAGATTGCATAAACAGCCCTCAAAATCTAACATTTAGTAGTCATGAAGGAAAACCAGCTTTGTTCCATTTTAATTGATAAACCCTTCAATAAACCGATATATACCTAATATTTTGAACGAAGACATTTTAAACTAACACCctttaaaatcatcaaaatatcaGGGTTCATGTTGTGGATTATAATACCTTCTTGGTTTAACAATTGTTGTGCTGGCTTATCGAGTTTCGCACCAACGCGACGGTAAGGGGCGAGATcgacaattcaattcaatgtaggataaaacaaacacagtgactataAACTCCTTTGGTTATGCCTCGGactcagacagcacaatcaatttcaaatgtagtactgactatgaatacaaaaccagtaagAAGTGGCACAAATGCTCTTTTATTAACATTTAAATATATCTACATATCAGTACAGTGTCATGCATTTACTAAAatcgaaaattcttccatttcccGATTTGACTACATTTTTTTAAGATATCTGTATTAGGGGAGTCCATTAAAAGTAAGATCGTTTTGGGGAAGAAGTCCATTTCGAGTTAGCGGTTCCGCCCCCGGTTTCCGCGGTAACTGGGGTACCGGTACCAGCTGTCGTTAATGAGCTTCTATGCATACGGGAAACCGTCTTTACAGGGATGTGCTACATTGGCCCCACTATCTTTTGTTTAACACTTCTTTTGATAGTGCCGACAatacattcattttttattcCTCATTATAAACAATGGAGCGCCAACGCGTCGGATACAATGCCAATCAGAGATGTTTTTGTGGGCACTTCGTTAGTGATCGCCTTTTATTTTTTCCGAAcgcagtacatgtattaaaaactCCAGTAAACTGAACTCAATAGGGgacacaggtttttttttttctgtctccctcccttcctcccttcccccctctgtatgtatgtatgtatgtatgtatgtatgtatgtatgtatgtatgtatgtatgtatgtatgtatggatgtatgtatgtatgtatgtatgtatctctctctctctctctctcgttaaCGTGCTAGACGAAGTACTGTATTTATAATTATGTCATCACACATTCATGACATACGAAGTATCAAATACTTTGTACTTTTTGCTATcttctctctcactcactctctctctctttctttatcttttttttttctctctctctctctctctcgctctctccctctctctctcgctctctcttaTCTCTCTTGCTCTCCTACCTctgtaaaaaatattataaatattatatttgctgcgattgacaacaaattttcactgtcataaaatgtttatttcaaagACGTGCGTTGTTGATATTCATTCACGCTGCAATCTAATCGTAATCCAAGAAAGGCGTTCAACTTCGGCAGTTGTGTCGTACATATTATACCCTTAAAATGCATGTCTTCCAACTTGACTTTAAAAACTTTACAATCATCACAaaatcgattttttttttacgtcataGTTCGCCAACGGCACGGAATATGATAGTACGATCTAAGTCTGCGCTGATAAGGGTCGTTGACACGTAAGCCTGGCCTTTGTGTGCTTGAAAATTGTCgatgtacatattgtatatggtACTATAGCACagtgtgttagttatctgtgacaATAGGACGGACGGAAACCAACCGCGGGTTCCGCGGACCCGGACATGTCTCTCACGATCTGATGATTATTTAGGCTCATTCACTCTGAATATTACGCTTTTGCTCCCCTTTGGCATCATATCATTCTTTTTCGTTTAATTGACTTGTACCACAGCCTCTCTATCACATCACAGGACTATACAATGACACAACGAATAGCGTGTACCCCTGGCACACTCAGATATGTACCGGCACAACTGTCCTGTACCGTCAAGACTCAACAGACAACCCATTGCAGCTTCTATAAGAATGAccctattttttatgtttctcattactatTTCATGGCAACTAATTATAAGGTCGGTCGTTCGATTTAATGAAAGTACAAAAATAAGAAATCATCTTCTTCACTTTTCTCTGCCTCTCTCCTTCATCCTCTCTATCtactttttattggattcctggtaacaagccctttccaaGCTTCTCAACACAACTGGCATGCTCTCAGTCCTACCCTACTTGAATGACTTCCGTCATGCTCtattcgtgaacaagtgtcgtctCCGCCACCATGACTGTAGTTGGCATCGACAGTCCAGACATTTACGtatttttgcaaatatttcCGCTAATAGTAAGGGCGggggaaaatatatttttttttattttgatgtcggagcttaaaacttgatttgggtcggtcgggtaatgagaaacagaaagaaTAGGGCCACCCTAAGCGCATTGGACTAAATCCTTCACtaagcaacctctatcctaccagttCCCAATGATAttgctgggttgactggggcacaaccatggttcaaatcttgtcaaaAGATTTTAGCCATTCAAGGACAAACGGCGGCAGCGATCAGGCTCGAGCCGGCAACTTTATTAGATTCCGAGCCACCCACCTACCATGTCGATTCCATCGTACCCAGTGTTCAATAAAAAGTGGATAACCAAATTGCTTGATTATCCAAACGTGACTCATATCCCAAATGTTTTAGTCTTTAATTACACAACTTATGTGTACCATATGCATACGTATCTCATCAGAACGTGGGTTATGTCTGACTTACTTCGATTTCCTACATAATCGTCTAACGTGATGAGGATTTAAAGAGGTGAAATCAACGGCGCATTTATATAATTTCCTTGACGTCACGGTAACAACAATTTGAAAgtgttaatgtcaacaattgtAAGATAATTCCTTCTACTTTGACGTCGTGAAAATCAAGTAAATTTTCTTTCTGTACGACGTCAAAATCATGTGAAATTGTCCAATTCATGGCATTCTGAATTGCAAATTGTTATTATGATTTACGTTTAATGTATATAGCCCGTTACATATTAGCGTTTACTGGCTGTGTTTGATACATCAACgcataaacaaataaaacattgtacatTACACTTTATCATAGCttgatcacattttttgttacattttgtctaaataacaAACCATTCAAAGGTACTCCAACTAGACGCGCGCAGCCACgcaggtgccaatgttttgatttccTCATTTAATGTCTACATTGTGGCACTTTGAATCAACACATTTTCTTGCcacattttatttaaatgagttaaatcttgctatcttaaagtataGCAGCATGTACAGTTTCGTATTGCTTTCTGCATGGTTGTGTCAATATAGAGCCACTGAACATCAATATAAAACAGGCAGTACTGTACAcgaaactgaaaaaaaaaccacacccACACTTTATTAAAGAAATGGTAGTAATATTCTCAACACATCGCGACGAAATATACGTCATGTAAACTTTCTCATGGATTACTATGTAGATGATAAGGTTTTACATATTCGTAAATCATTCATAAACACGTGTATTCAAATCTTACCTGAAAAACTTAAAAAGCGaaaaatgtagacttttgaccctTACTGTTGAACTTTTTAGCGTTTTTGTTTGTAATTAGATATTCGCCTGGGTACACCTGTACCTATTACCACAGATAAGTAA from Glandiceps talaboti chromosome 3, keGlaTala1.1, whole genome shotgun sequence carries:
- the LOC144433434 gene encoding uncharacterized protein LOC144433434; the encoded protein is MCKTDIQMNDNVTFYDTKKTLAGTRILILSMVVLMLITQSVADFGEVPVADFGEAPVADFEEVRPIEGTNAPGDLQRTRRFPKIMTCTTDMDCQKADRPACCARSGLGPFRVCKPLGGYAKTCNVYSASWPSLYLRQGHLCPCAGELSCKLAGSTSSLGICMY